From Candidatus Pedobacter colombiensis, one genomic window encodes:
- a CDS encoding formimidoylglutamase, translated as MSLSDFFSPVNPDKFAPKQGFYTSQLGLKAGFYTDKFPQLDEKQYDIAIFGVQDDRAAVNNEGCGLAPDYFRAQFYSLNEGAFTTKIIDLGNIKAGASISDTYVALKTVVSELIKLDIVPVIIGGGQDLTYAQYLAYESLEQKVDLVVVDSKFDLDEEDQEGLAAKSDTYLNKILLHQPNYLFNFSNVGYQTYFVNQDSLKVMNKLYFDAHRLGEFADDITLTEPIIRNASMISFDIGAIRSSDAGANANAGPNGFYGEQACAITRYAGMSDKLTSIGFYEFNPAFDQNGQTAMLLAQMVWYFVDGYYNRKKDFPLTPKSQYLIYRASLNDGSSELLFVKSKKSDRWWMQVPYPTGISKNERYHLVPCRYEDYTTAVNGDMPDLWWRTFQKLL; from the coding sequence ATGTCTTTATCAGATTTTTTTTCTCCGGTAAACCCCGATAAATTTGCACCTAAACAGGGATTCTATACCAGTCAGCTAGGTTTAAAGGCCGGGTTTTATACTGACAAATTCCCTCAGCTGGACGAAAAGCAGTATGATATTGCCATTTTTGGTGTGCAGGATGATCGTGCTGCGGTAAATAATGAAGGCTGTGGACTGGCACCGGATTATTTCAGGGCTCAGTTTTACAGTTTAAATGAAGGTGCTTTTACCACAAAAATCATTGATTTGGGTAATATCAAAGCAGGGGCATCGATTTCAGATACTTATGTGGCACTGAAAACAGTCGTTTCAGAGTTGATCAAGCTGGATATTGTGCCTGTTATTATCGGCGGTGGACAAGATCTGACTTATGCGCAATACCTCGCTTACGAGAGCTTGGAGCAAAAGGTAGACCTTGTGGTGGTTGACAGTAAGTTTGATCTGGATGAAGAGGATCAAGAGGGACTTGCAGCAAAGTCGGACACCTACCTGAACAAAATTCTTTTGCATCAGCCGAATTACCTTTTCAACTTTAGCAATGTGGGGTACCAAACCTATTTTGTAAATCAGGATAGCTTAAAGGTGATGAACAAGCTGTATTTTGATGCACACCGATTAGGCGAATTTGCGGATGACATCACCTTAACGGAGCCCATCATCCGTAATGCGAGTATGATCAGTTTTGACATAGGAGCTATTCGTTCGTCGGATGCTGGTGCAAATGCCAATGCCGGGCCCAATGGTTTTTACGGAGAGCAGGCTTGCGCCATTACCCGTTATGCCGGAATGAGCGATAAGCTAACTTCGATAGGCTTTTACGAGTTTAACCCTGCGTTTGACCAAAACGGACAAACAGCGATGTTGCTGGCTCAGATGGTATGGTATTTTGTTGATGGTTATTACAACCGTAAGAAAGATTTTCCTTTAACACCGAAGTCTCAATACCTCATTTACAGGGCCAGCTTAAACGATGGGTCATCAGAATTGCTTTTTGTAAAGAGCAAAAAATCCGATCGCTGGTGGATGCAGGTGCCTTATCCTACAGGGATTTCTAAAAATGAGCGCTATCATCTGGTACCTTGCCGGTACGAGGATTATACCACAGCTGTTAATGGTGATATGCCTGATTTATGGTGGCGCACCTTCCAAAAGCTACTATAA
- a CDS encoding TlpA disulfide reductase family protein has translation MKKITLIAACLLPAAAVMAQGKFTISGKVGNLGSPAKAYLMYGPRAKPVTDSVNIVGGKFAFTGSVEGPAQASIRIKHTAGAAQPGAAVDAMGFYIEPAVMQIVSTTDSVKHAVVKGSKLNDDNAKYKALTKSADDKGAALMAEYRSKSPEERKDEAYMKTVYSRDEAIRKELEELSKKFYAANLNSYVGLVAFKGTMDIDADLKGTETAFNKFSAAVKGTDLGKNISQEIESAKKTGVGQMAMDFTQNDVNDKPVKLSDFRGKYVLLDFWASWCGPCRGENPNVVKAYNAFKDKNFTVLGVSLDNPGKKDAWLAAIEKDGLTWTQLSDLKGWDNAASKMYGVRGIPANFLIDPSGKIIAKNVRGEELHKKLAEVLNKAK, from the coding sequence ATGAAAAAGATCACATTGATCGCAGCTTGTTTATTGCCTGCTGCTGCTGTAATGGCACAAGGCAAATTTACCATTAGCGGTAAGGTAGGCAACTTAGGCTCACCTGCAAAAGCTTATTTAATGTATGGCCCAAGGGCTAAGCCGGTTACAGACTCAGTAAATATTGTTGGCGGCAAGTTTGCATTTACCGGTTCGGTAGAAGGACCAGCTCAGGCTTCTATCAGAATTAAGCATACAGCCGGAGCTGCTCAACCTGGTGCTGCTGTTGATGCTATGGGTTTTTACATTGAGCCTGCTGTAATGCAAATCGTATCGACAACAGATTCAGTAAAACATGCAGTTGTTAAAGGTTCGAAATTAAATGATGATAATGCGAAATACAAAGCATTAACTAAATCAGCTGACGACAAAGGTGCTGCTTTAATGGCTGAATACCGTAGCAAATCTCCTGAAGAGCGTAAAGACGAGGCTTATATGAAAACGGTTTATAGCCGTGATGAAGCAATCAGAAAAGAATTAGAGGAATTAAGCAAAAAGTTTTATGCAGCTAATCTTAACTCTTATGTAGGTCTTGTAGCCTTTAAAGGAACTATGGATATCGATGCTGATCTTAAAGGTACTGAAACTGCATTTAACAAATTTTCTGCAGCAGTAAAAGGAACTGATCTTGGTAAAAACATTAGCCAGGAGATCGAGTCTGCTAAAAAAACAGGTGTTGGTCAGATGGCCATGGATTTCACTCAGAATGATGTGAATGATAAACCGGTTAAATTGTCGGACTTCCGCGGAAAATATGTGTTGCTTGATTTCTGGGCTTCATGGTGCGGTCCTTGTCGCGGTGAAAACCCTAACGTAGTAAAAGCATATAATGCTTTTAAAGACAAAAACTTCACTGTTCTTGGTGTTTCATTGGATAACCCTGGTAAAAAAGATGCGTGGTTAGCTGCTATCGAAAAAGATGGTTTAACCTGGACGCAGTTGTCAGATTTGAAAGGTTGGGACAATGCAGCTTCAAAAATGTATGGCGTACGTGGTATCCCTGCAAACTTTTTAATTGATCCTTCTGGTAAGATCATTGCTAAGAATGTGAGAGGTGAGGAGCTGCACAAGAAGCTTGCTGAGGTTCTTAACAAAGCAAAATAG
- a CDS encoding NAD-dependent epimerase/dehydratase family protein, translating into MILVTGATGFLGAELIHQLTSQGIKLRALKREHSIVPDLIKDNNLIDWAIADINDISALEDAFEGIEQVYHCAALVSFNPKDKTKLLHVNIEGTGNVVNLCLAFGARLLHVSSVAALGDAKKGALITEKDFWEYDGKAHAYAISKYEGEMEIWRGIAEGLDAVIVNPSVIIGAGAGFEGSGAIFKLVKDGLAYYTKGATGIVDVADVAKSMIALMNSRETAERYILSAKNYHYQQFFGEIAAGYGVKAPAKEAKPWMLGIAWRAAKLGSLFTGKPAALTRDTARSSLNESLYSNEKIKNTISIEFKEIKQTIEEICRQQD; encoded by the coding sequence ATGATATTGGTTACCGGTGCTACTGGTTTTTTAGGCGCTGAACTCATCCATCAGTTAACCAGCCAGGGCATAAAGCTGAGGGCGTTGAAACGCGAACACTCCATTGTTCCGGATTTAATTAAGGATAATAACCTGATTGACTGGGCAATTGCCGACATAAACGACATTTCGGCACTTGAAGATGCTTTTGAAGGCATCGAGCAGGTATACCATTGTGCAGCCCTTGTTTCTTTTAACCCTAAAGATAAAACCAAACTTTTACATGTAAATATTGAAGGAACCGGCAATGTGGTAAACCTTTGTCTGGCTTTTGGTGCCCGTCTGCTCCATGTAAGTTCAGTAGCAGCATTAGGTGATGCCAAAAAGGGGGCACTTATTACAGAGAAAGACTTTTGGGAATATGATGGCAAAGCTCATGCTTATGCCATTTCTAAATATGAAGGTGAGATGGAAATATGGCGCGGCATAGCCGAAGGCCTTGATGCTGTAATTGTAAACCCCTCGGTCATTATTGGTGCCGGTGCAGGCTTTGAAGGAAGCGGCGCCATTTTTAAATTGGTAAAGGATGGTCTGGCCTATTACACCAAAGGAGCCACAGGAATTGTAGATGTTGCTGATGTTGCCAAAAGCATGATCGCATTGATGAATAGCCGGGAAACAGCCGAAAGGTATATCCTATCCGCGAAAAACTATCATTACCAACAGTTCTTTGGAGAGATCGCAGCAGGCTATGGTGTTAAAGCCCCTGCAAAAGAGGCCAAGCCCTGGATGTTGGGGATTGCATGGAGGGCTGCAAAGCTGGGATCCTTGTTTACAGGAAAGCCCGCAGCACTAACCCGGGATACCGCCAGAAGCAGCCTAAACGAGAGTTTATACAGCAATGAAAAGATAAAAAATACTATTTCGATAGAATTTAAAGAAATAAAGCAAACTATTGAAGAAATCTGCAGGCAGCAGGATTGA
- a CDS encoding LysR family transcriptional regulator, protein MADFRLAVFYTVAKRLSFTKAAEELFISQPAVTKHIRELEQEYNSKLFDRNGNTIKLTQAGNLLLKHAETIFAAYRAIDFDMNALQQKDKGLLHLGASTTISQYIIAPILAGFKKKFAEIELKLITGNTEQIEKTLIEKEIELGIVEGQSKNQEISYSDFIKDEIVLVCHKDHPLAKTTEIEPAALPSYNFIVREQGSGTRQVIDHALKTQGLNLSDLPVEIQLGNTESIKAYLLHSTAVAFLSIHAISRELLSGELRIIEIKDISITRNFYFIYLKGKPDPIAEKMMRFARLHYNLK, encoded by the coding sequence ATGGCAGATTTCCGTTTAGCTGTTTTTTATACCGTTGCCAAAAGGCTAAGCTTTACCAAAGCCGCTGAAGAATTATTCATTAGTCAGCCTGCTGTTACAAAGCATATTCGGGAGCTAGAACAAGAATATAACAGCAAGCTGTTTGACCGCAACGGAAATACCATCAAACTTACCCAAGCAGGCAACCTATTGTTAAAACATGCCGAAACAATCTTTGCCGCCTATAGGGCTATAGATTTTGACATGAATGCACTGCAACAGAAAGATAAGGGTCTATTGCATCTTGGCGCAAGTACAACCATATCGCAATACATCATTGCCCCAATCCTAGCTGGCTTTAAAAAGAAATTTGCAGAGATAGAATTAAAGTTGATTACCGGCAATACCGAGCAAATAGAGAAGACCTTAATCGAAAAAGAGATTGAACTTGGGATTGTAGAAGGACAATCGAAAAACCAGGAGATCAGCTATTCTGATTTTATCAAGGATGAGATTGTATTGGTTTGCCATAAAGACCACCCCCTTGCAAAAACTACTGAAATTGAACCTGCTGCCCTTCCTTCCTATAATTTCATTGTGCGCGAACAAGGATCCGGTACACGCCAGGTAATTGATCATGCATTAAAAACCCAGGGACTAAACTTATCAGATTTACCAGTCGAAATTCAACTCGGCAATACAGAAAGTATCAAAGCATACTTACTACACTCCACCGCAGTAGCCTTTTTATCTATACATGCAATCAGCAGGGAGCTACTAAGCGGCGAGTTGCGTATCATAGAGATTAAAGACATCAGTATAACCCGAAACTTCTATTTCATTTATCTTAAGGGTAAACCAGACCCCATTGCAGAGAAAATGATGCGTTTTGCCAGACTGCATTATAACTTGAAGTAA
- the purD gene encoding phosphoribosylamine--glycine ligase — protein sequence MNILLLGSGGRESALAWKISQSSKCAQLFIAPGNGGTNAYGKNVNINPNNFDAVKALVLKEAITLVVVGPEEPLVNGIHDFFKNDADLAKIPVIGPKKEGAILEGSKDFSKQFMARHGIPTPGSESFTNETLQQGLAYLENHSLPVVLKADGLAAGKGVVICQTIAEAKEELQLMLGGKFGTAGSLVVIEEYLMGIELSVFVLTDGDNYVILPEAKDYKKIGQGDTGLNTGGMGSVSPVPFADKKFMDTVEENIIKPTINGLKKDKIDYTGFIFFGLFKVGDKPMIIEYNCRMGDPETESVMLRIENDLVELFMATAQKKLKDYKLNISPKNAATVMVVAGGYPGEYEKGKAIAGIENVRRSLVFHAGTALEGGVVKTNGGRVLAVSSLQDSQFEALQSATADAARIYFDGKYFREDIGFDLV from the coding sequence ATGAATATCTTACTATTAGGTTCCGGCGGCAGAGAAAGTGCTCTTGCATGGAAAATCAGCCAGTCTTCGAAATGCGCACAACTATTTATTGCACCTGGTAATGGTGGTACAAATGCTTACGGTAAAAACGTAAACATCAATCCCAACAACTTCGATGCGGTAAAAGCGTTGGTACTTAAAGAAGCGATAACATTGGTTGTGGTTGGTCCCGAAGAACCGCTGGTAAATGGTATTCATGATTTTTTCAAAAACGATGCTGACCTTGCCAAAATTCCGGTAATCGGACCGAAAAAAGAAGGCGCCATCCTTGAAGGAAGCAAAGATTTCTCTAAGCAATTTATGGCACGCCATGGCATCCCTACACCAGGATCTGAATCGTTTACCAATGAGACCTTACAACAGGGCTTAGCCTACCTCGAAAATCATAGCTTACCAGTCGTGTTGAAAGCTGATGGTCTTGCTGCAGGTAAGGGCGTGGTAATTTGCCAGACAATCGCTGAAGCTAAAGAAGAATTACAACTGATGCTAGGTGGAAAATTTGGAACTGCCGGATCACTGGTTGTAATAGAAGAATACCTGATGGGCATTGAGCTTTCTGTATTTGTGCTTACTGATGGTGATAACTATGTAATATTACCCGAAGCAAAAGATTACAAAAAAATTGGTCAGGGCGATACCGGCTTAAATACCGGCGGCATGGGTTCTGTTTCACCGGTACCTTTCGCCGACAAAAAGTTCATGGATACCGTAGAAGAAAACATTATAAAACCAACGATAAATGGCCTAAAGAAGGATAAAATCGATTATACAGGCTTTATTTTCTTTGGTTTATTTAAAGTTGGCGACAAGCCAATGATTATCGAATACAATTGCCGTATGGGTGATCCGGAAACAGAAAGCGTAATGCTAAGAATAGAAAATGACCTGGTAGAACTATTCATGGCCACCGCTCAGAAAAAACTAAAAGATTACAAACTAAATATCAGTCCTAAAAATGCCGCAACCGTAATGGTTGTTGCCGGTGGTTATCCGGGCGAATATGAAAAAGGTAAAGCAATCGCCGGAATTGAGAACGTACGCCGATCGCTCGTGTTCCATGCTGGAACAGCCCTTGAAGGTGGAGTCGTAAAAACCAATGGCGGGCGTGTTCTAGCAGTTTCAAGCTTGCAAGACAGTCAATTTGAAGCCCTTCAATCAGCAACTGCCGATGCAGCACGCATTTACTTTGATGGTAAATACTTCAGAGAAGATATTGGATTCGATCTGGTATAA
- a CDS encoding putative sulfate exporter family transporter, with product MEHPVKHLNQKIIFITTAALSLFPFISPGIALLMGLALAQIIEHPYAAASQKATHILLKISVIGLGFGMNIFSTIKAGKEGILFTVASIFGALTIGYLIGRLLKIDFKTSSLISAGTAICGGSAIAALSPVIKANQKQISVALGTVFILNSIALFLFPVIGHLLHLSQSQFGLWCAIAIHDTSSVVGAASKYGQQALQIATTVKLARALWIIPVSLAATYLFKTDKTKMQIPYFIGLFILAILANTYLPFVTKAGPYLVGFAKAGLSLTLFLIGSGLSFKTFKSVGLSPLLQGTALWILISMASLCAIMMLAKS from the coding sequence ATGGAACATCCTGTAAAACACCTCAATCAAAAAATTATCTTTATAACTACCGCGGCACTTTCTTTATTCCCCTTTATCTCACCGGGAATCGCTTTATTAATGGGGCTGGCACTGGCACAAATAATAGAACATCCTTACGCAGCCGCAAGCCAAAAAGCAACACACATTTTATTAAAAATCTCAGTTATAGGCCTGGGTTTTGGAATGAACATCTTTAGCACCATCAAGGCAGGTAAAGAAGGTATATTATTTACCGTTGCCTCTATATTTGGTGCACTAACCATTGGCTACCTTATCGGAAGATTATTAAAAATAGACTTTAAAACATCTTCTCTGATCTCTGCCGGCACAGCTATATGTGGTGGAAGTGCCATCGCAGCCCTCTCTCCGGTCATCAAAGCCAATCAAAAACAGATTTCTGTTGCGCTGGGAACGGTATTTATTCTCAATTCAATTGCGCTGTTCTTGTTTCCGGTTATTGGTCATTTACTACACCTTTCACAATCCCAATTTGGCTTATGGTGCGCCATTGCCATCCACGATACAAGTTCAGTTGTGGGCGCAGCCAGTAAATATGGCCAACAAGCGCTACAAATAGCTACAACAGTGAAGCTAGCTAGAGCATTATGGATTATTCCCGTATCCCTTGCCGCTACCTATTTGTTTAAAACAGATAAAACTAAAATGCAAATCCCTTATTTTATCGGCTTATTTATTCTGGCCATCCTGGCAAATACGTACCTTCCGTTTGTCACCAAAGCAGGTCCATATTTAGTTGGCTTTGCTAAAGCAGGCTTAAGTTTAACCTTGTTTCTTATAGGCTCCGGCTTATCATTTAAGACTTTTAAAAGCGTTGGGCTTAGCCCCCTTCTTCAGGGAACAGCTTTATGGATATTGATATCAATGGCTAGCCTTTGTGCGATTATGATGTTGGCCAAAAGTTGA
- a CDS encoding HAD-IB family phosphatase, translating into MKQKNFYIIDFDSTFTQVEALDELARISLKKHPEKEAIFQKIEDYTNLAMEGKLSFGESLAQRVKLLEATEDHLKQLIKVLKKKVSASFSRNAAFFKKHADEVLIVSGGFKEFITPVVSQYHIKKENIYANTFVTTGDGKIIDYDHSNPLSEEGGKVKLMQQMNLEGDLYGIGDGYSDFQLRESGLIKKFYAFTENISRESIVKKADHVTPSFDEFLYVNNLPRAISYPKNRILCLVIGDVEPKSIEMLKKDGFSIRHKTSFEEKYVADVHMLLLADGEKITNDQLEKAVTLKTIGYLGNAKHKIDLQKCTEQGIVVFDDIKGNPRNNVFIPKRMIDFMNTGTTHLSSNFPNLQLPRIDKSHRLIHIHKNVPGIMAKINTAFAYHDINIVGQFLMTNPSIGYVITDINAQYDKQLFKFLKKIEHTIKFRVLY; encoded by the coding sequence ATGAAGCAAAAAAACTTCTATATCATTGATTTTGACAGCACTTTTACGCAAGTTGAAGCTTTGGACGAGCTGGCACGTATTTCCCTTAAAAAGCACCCTGAAAAGGAAGCCATATTCCAGAAAATTGAAGACTATACCAACCTGGCTATGGAAGGTAAGCTTTCGTTTGGTGAAAGTTTAGCACAAAGGGTAAAACTGCTGGAAGCAACCGAAGACCACCTGAAGCAGCTGATCAAAGTCCTTAAGAAGAAAGTATCTGCCTCTTTTTCCCGTAACGCGGCATTCTTTAAAAAACATGCAGATGAAGTCCTGATCGTTTCAGGCGGTTTTAAAGAGTTTATTACTCCTGTAGTAAGCCAGTATCACATTAAAAAAGAAAACATCTACGCCAATACCTTCGTCACTACCGGAGATGGCAAAATTATAGATTACGACCATTCCAATCCCTTAAGTGAAGAAGGTGGAAAGGTAAAGCTAATGCAGCAAATGAACCTTGAAGGCGATCTTTATGGAATTGGCGATGGCTATTCAGACTTTCAGCTTCGCGAAAGTGGCCTGATCAAGAAATTCTATGCCTTTACAGAAAACATATCCAGAGAAAGTATCGTTAAGAAAGCAGATCACGTTACACCAAGCTTCGACGAGTTCCTGTATGTAAACAACTTGCCAAGGGCAATATCCTATCCAAAAAACAGGATCCTATGCCTGGTCATAGGTGATGTAGAGCCGAAAAGCATAGAGATGTTAAAGAAAGATGGCTTTTCTATTCGTCATAAAACCAGCTTTGAAGAAAAGTACGTTGCAGATGTACACATGCTGTTGCTTGCCGATGGCGAGAAAATAACCAACGATCAACTTGAAAAAGCGGTTACGCTAAAAACAATTGGTTACCTTGGAAATGCAAAACACAAGATAGACCTGCAAAAATGTACCGAGCAGGGAATTGTAGTTTTTGATGATATAAAAGGAAACCCACGCAATAATGTTTTCATTCCTAAAAGAATGATCGATTTTATGAATACAGGTACGACACACCTGAGCAGCAACTTCCCTAATCTTCAGTTGCCGAGGATAGACAAGTCGCACCGCCTGATTCATATCCATAAAAACGTTCCCGGAATTATGGCAAAGATCAATACAGCCTTTGCTTACCATGATATCAATATTGTGGGTCAGTTTTTGATGACCAATCCAAGTATCGGTTATGTAATTACGGATATCAATGCACAGTACGACAAGCAGCTGTTTAAATTTTTAAAGAAGATTGAGCATACCATAAAATTTAGGGTATTGTATTAA
- a CDS encoding tryptophan 2,3-dioxygenase family protein, which yields MELTPQIKEKLDKLQEKYAAMGQDMAAYLDGLLYADFLTYWDYIHLDTLLSLQSPKTPFPDEEIFIMYHQITELYFKLSLHECKQIAEHPSLTVEFFTERIKRINAYFNALTTSFEVMVNGMEKDQFLKFRMSLLPASGFQSGQYRMIEICATNFTQLVDKSKREELANADVETQFEHIYWKFGATELATGKQTLTLKQFINKYAAQFLQLVKDRKETNFSALYHKLANEGNDVTALADQLRKLDLYVNVEWPLSHYKSAVRYLERDPVDIAATGGTNWQKYLPPRFQKRIFYPFLWTEEQMEEWGKGWVLGVLKNLS from the coding sequence ATGGAACTTACACCACAAATAAAAGAGAAGCTGGATAAGCTGCAGGAGAAGTATGCTGCTATGGGGCAGGATATGGCCGCTTATCTGGACGGTCTGTTGTATGCGGACTTTTTAACTTACTGGGATTATATCCATCTGGATACCTTGCTAAGTCTGCAAAGTCCAAAAACTCCTTTCCCTGACGAGGAAATCTTTATCATGTACCATCAGATTACGGAGCTTTATTTTAAGCTTTCGTTACACGAGTGTAAGCAAATTGCTGAACATCCTTCGTTAACAGTCGAGTTTTTCACGGAACGGATTAAACGTATCAATGCTTATTTTAATGCATTAACAACCTCCTTTGAGGTGATGGTAAATGGAATGGAAAAAGACCAGTTCTTAAAGTTCCGCATGTCGCTGTTACCTGCCAGTGGTTTTCAATCCGGTCAGTACCGCATGATTGAGATCTGCGCGACAAACTTTACTCAGCTTGTCGACAAAAGTAAAAGAGAAGAGCTTGCAAATGCAGACGTAGAAACACAATTTGAGCATATCTACTGGAAATTTGGGGCTACAGAACTGGCAACAGGTAAGCAAACGCTGACCTTAAAGCAGTTTATCAATAAATACGCGGCTCAGTTTTTACAATTGGTAAAAGACAGGAAGGAAACTAACTTTTCGGCGCTATACCATAAACTGGCTAATGAAGGAAACGATGTTACAGCACTGGCTGATCAGTTGAGAAAACTGGACCTGTATGTGAACGTGGAATGGCCACTGTCACATTATAAATCGGCCGTAAGGTACCTGGAGCGTGATCCGGTCGACATTGCTGCTACCGGTGGAACCAACTGGCAGAAATACCTGCCCCCTCGCTTTCAGAAAAGAATCTTCTATCCGTTTCTATGGACTGAAGAACAGATGGAAGAATGGGGCAAAGGATGGGTGCTTGGTGTGCTGAAGAATTTATCGTAA
- a CDS encoding ORF6N domain-containing protein, whose protein sequence is MNGHGHLAEMYGVETRVLNQAIKRNEKRFPGDFMFQMTSGELSDWKSQNVISNKEKMGLRKPPNVFIERGVAMLSSVLETAIEVNIQIIRTFTRIRQMLSEHTELRLEVEKIKKKLDNQDKNMEVVFQYLDELLEKRDQPEPERKSIGYKINPERELNRG, encoded by the coding sequence TTGAATGGACATGGACACCTTGCAGAAATGTACGGAGTGGAAACCCGTGTGCTGAACCAGGCTATAAAACGAAATGAAAAACGTTTTCCGGGCGACTTTATGTTCCAGATGACCAGTGGGGAACTATCGGATTGGAAATCACAGAATGTGATATCCAATAAAGAGAAGATGGGCTTAAGAAAGCCACCAAATGTTTTTATCGAACGGGGCGTGGCCATGTTGTCAAGTGTGCTCGAAACAGCCATTGAGGTAAATATACAGATCATCAGGACCTTTACCCGTATCCGGCAGATGTTGAGTGAGCATACCGAACTTCGTCTGGAAGTGGAGAAAATCAAAAAGAAACTGGATAACCAGGACAAGAATATGGAAGTGGTGTTCCAATATCTAGATGAACTGCTGGAGAAAAGGGACCAGCCCGAGCCCGAACGTAAAAGTATTGGTTATAAAATCAATCCAGAACGCGAACTAAATCGGGGATAG